The following proteins are co-located in the Zonotrichia albicollis isolate bZonAlb1 chromosome 1, bZonAlb1.hap1, whole genome shotgun sequence genome:
- the TRDMT1 gene encoding tRNA (cytosine(38)-C(5))-methyltransferase isoform X2 — protein sequence MILMSPPCQPFTRIGLQGDVSDPRTKSFLYILDILPRLQKLPKYLLLENVKGFESSSARNELLQTLTTCGFKYQEFLLSPTCLGIPNSRLRYFLIAKLHQEPFSFQAPGQILTRFPDQDPEDLLKEKVADKVDEASSLSSEEKNLDPNIGPDCSSKKSLPKGAFLFKLETVEEMERKHNQDNDSSIQMLKDFLEEENEEMSQYFLPPKSLLRYALLLDIVKPTCRRSTCFTKGYGHYVEGTGSVLQTAVDVQIESVFKHIDELPEEEKLMKLSSLKLRYFTPREIANLHGFPLEFGFPEKVTVKQRYRLLGNSLNVHVVAKLISILLE from the exons ATGATTTTGATGAGTCCTCCCTGTCAGCCTTTTACAAG AATTGGCCTGCAAGGTGATGTGTCTGATCCACGGACCAAGAGCTTTCTCTATATCCTTGATATTCTCCCAAG gcTTCAGAAGCTTCCAAAATACCTACTTTTAGAAAATGTTAAAGGATTTGAATCCTCTTCTGCAAG AAATGAACTTTTGCAAACACTAACAACATGTGGATTTAAATATCAGGAATTTCTCTTGTCTCCAACATGT CTTGGCATTCCCAATTCTAGGCTGCGGTATTTTCTAATTGCAAAGCTGCACCAAGAACCATTTTCCTTTCAAGCTCCTGGTCAA ATATTGACAAGATTCCCAGATCAGGATCCAGAAGATTTGCTCAAGGAAAAAGTTGCTGACAAAGTGGATGAAGCCAGTTCTTTGTCCTCTGAGGAGAAGAATCTGGATCCAAACATTGGTCCAGATTGCAGCAGCAAGAAGAGTTTACCAAAAGGGGCCTTTCTGTTTAAGCTTGAAACAGTagaagagatggaaaggaaACATAATCAGGATAATGATTCCTCTATTCAAATGCTAAAAGACTTCTTGGAAGAGGAAAACGAAGAAATGAGTCAATATTTCTTACCACCAAAGTCCTTACTGCGCTATGCTCTCTTGTTAGACATTGTTAAACCCACCTGCCGGAGATCCACGTGCTTTACCAAAGG gTATGGACACTATGTAGAAGGGACTGGCTCTGTTCTGCAGACAGCAGTAGATGTACAG ATTGAATCAGTGTTTAAACACATTGATGAGTTACCAGAAGAAGAGAAGCTTATGAAATTGTCATCATTAAAACTGAGGTACTTTACCCCAAGAGAAATAGCAAATCTTCATGGATTCCCTTTGGAATTTG GTTTTCCTGAAAAGGTGACAGTAAAGCAACGCTATCGTCTGCTGGGAAACAGCCTCAATGTACATGTGGTGGCAAAATTGATCTCCATTCTACTTGAATAA